The following proteins are co-located in the Streptomyces sp. DT2A-34 genome:
- a CDS encoding dioxygenase yields MSAATQERMPALYLSHGAPPLADDPIWPGELAAWSAGLPRPKAILMVSAHWEEAPLAIGATETVPLVYDFWGFPEHYYKVTYAAPGAPELAESVRKLLRAPGTPVQDIPDRGLDHGAYVPLVEMYPEADIPVLQVSMPTLDPVRLMEIGRKLAPLRDEGALIVGSGFFTHNLAALRQSGIPAWSVEFDDWGRRALESGDWDALLDFLHKTPAGRYAHPRTEHFAPLFVAMGAADAAGEATAQKSVIDGFWLGLAKRSVQFG; encoded by the coding sequence ATGTCCGCCGCCACGCAGGAGCGCATGCCCGCTCTCTATCTCAGCCACGGCGCCCCGCCGCTCGCGGACGACCCGATCTGGCCCGGCGAGCTCGCCGCCTGGTCCGCCGGGCTGCCGCGCCCCAAGGCGATCCTCATGGTCTCCGCCCACTGGGAGGAGGCCCCGCTCGCCATCGGTGCCACCGAGACCGTTCCTCTCGTCTACGACTTCTGGGGATTTCCCGAGCACTACTACAAGGTGACGTACGCGGCCCCCGGCGCGCCCGAACTCGCCGAGTCCGTACGGAAACTGCTGCGCGCCCCCGGCACGCCCGTGCAGGACATCCCCGACCGCGGCCTCGACCACGGCGCCTACGTCCCGCTCGTCGAGATGTACCCCGAGGCGGACATCCCCGTCCTGCAGGTCTCCATGCCGACCCTCGACCCGGTGAGGCTCATGGAGATCGGCCGCAAGCTGGCGCCGCTGCGCGACGAGGGCGCACTGATCGTCGGCTCCGGCTTCTTCACCCACAACCTCGCCGCCCTGCGGCAGAGCGGCATCCCCGCCTGGTCCGTGGAGTTCGACGACTGGGGCCGCCGGGCGCTGGAGAGCGGCGACTGGGACGCCCTGCTGGACTTCCTCCACAAGACGCCGGCCGGCCGCTACGCCCACCCGCGCACCGAGCACTTCGCCCCGCTGTTCGTGGCGATGGGTGCGGCGGACGCGGCCGGGGAGGCGACGGCGCAGAAGTCGGTGATCGACGGGTTCTGGCTGGGGCTGGCGAAGCGCTCGGTGCAGTTCGGCTGA
- a CDS encoding GNAT family N-acetyltransferase — protein MPSERTEVQVRPGVEDDLEALTSIYNHYVRETPITFDTAVFTPEERRPWLLSHPEDGPHRLMVAEENGPGDDSQRILGYATSSALRAKPAYETSVEVTIYLAPDAGRRGVGTLLYKALFEALADEDLHRAYAGIALPNEASTRLHERFGFRYVGTYREVGRKFGRYWDVAWHEKEL, from the coding sequence ATGCCGTCGGAACGTACAGAGGTGCAGGTCAGGCCGGGAGTCGAGGATGACCTCGAAGCTCTCACCAGCATCTACAACCACTATGTACGTGAGACGCCCATCACATTCGATACTGCGGTCTTCACGCCGGAAGAGCGCCGCCCTTGGCTGCTCTCCCACCCTGAAGACGGCCCGCACCGGCTGATGGTTGCCGAGGAGAACGGGCCCGGGGACGACTCACAGCGGATTCTTGGCTACGCCACATCCAGCGCCTTGCGGGCGAAGCCCGCCTACGAGACCTCCGTCGAGGTCACGATCTACCTCGCTCCGGACGCCGGCCGGCGCGGCGTCGGCACCCTCCTCTACAAGGCCCTCTTCGAGGCGCTGGCGGACGAGGACCTGCACCGCGCCTACGCCGGGATCGCCCTGCCGAACGAGGCGTCCACGCGTCTGCACGAGCGGTTCGGCTTCCGGTACGTCGGCACGTACCGCGAGGTGGGCCGCAAGTTCGGCCGGTACTGGGACGTCGCCTGGCACGAGAAGGAACTCTGA
- a CDS encoding MarR family winged helix-turn-helix transcriptional regulator has protein sequence MNTAPTSAPSPASASAAEPRWLTDEEQHVWRSYIDATTLLEDHLDRQLQRDAGMPHVYYGLLVKLAESPRRRLRMTELAMYAKITRSRLSHAVARLEKNGWVRREDCLDDKRGQFAVLTDAGMEVLRETAPGHVAAVRQAMFDRLTPEQQKALGEIMRIVAEGLQPSEAGADLPWLR, from the coding sequence ATGAATACGGCACCGACCTCCGCACCCTCGCCCGCATCCGCATCCGCGGCGGAACCGCGCTGGCTCACCGACGAGGAGCAGCACGTCTGGCGCTCCTACATCGACGCGACCACCCTGCTCGAGGACCACCTGGACCGCCAGCTCCAGCGGGACGCGGGGATGCCGCACGTCTACTACGGCCTGCTGGTCAAGCTCGCCGAGTCCCCGCGCCGCCGGCTGCGGATGACCGAGCTGGCGATGTACGCCAAGATCACCCGCTCCCGTCTCTCGCACGCCGTCGCCCGGCTGGAGAAGAACGGCTGGGTCCGGCGCGAGGACTGCCTCGACGACAAGCGGGGCCAGTTCGCGGTCCTGACCGACGCGGGCATGGAGGTGTTGCGGGAGACCGCGCCGGGCCATGTGGCGGCCGTGCGCCAGGCGATGTTCGACCGGCTCACCCCCGAACAGCAAAAGGCCCTCGGCGAGATCATGCGGATCGTCGCCGAGGGCCTGCAGCCCAGTGAAGCGGGTGCGGACCTGCCCTGGCTCCGCTGA